CTGCGGGATCGCCCGGTCACTCTGCCCGGCGAATGGGTTTCTGCCGCAGGCTTTTAATGAAGTACTCATACCCATGGCTGGTAGTACCGGATCGGAGAGGCTAGCCTGCTGGCACTAAGGCTTAATGAGATTATAATCGGGTGTCATTGCTTTAGTTTTTGATTTAGTTAACACCTTAAAAAACGTCTAATCCAGATGCTAAATTAGTGGGGCACTATCTATTACACGTAAAACGCTGTCCCCAATAAAACACATAATAGGAAATAGGAAGATTTGCATTGTTTAAGAGAAATGTAACAAAGATGCATTAAATGAAGTTTATGGCTCTGCAATAAATAGGCTGATTAGTTGCATGCTTGGATTTCCCTTTCATTTTCAGTCATCCACGTTGTGAGGGCAACTTTTAAAGTAACGTCTTGGCTCCTCTGCTTGAGGAACAAACGGAACTACAATGGTTTTGCTCGGTATTGAGTGCAACTGGATTGTCAGTAATAATATCGAAGAGACATAGTCACCTTGGAGTCAGTCTGTCTATCTAGTCTTTGAACTCGGGTGTTTAGGCGCTTTCTGTAACCCCTGCTGTACTGTACAAGTAATTGTTTTCCCCCAACTGTGGTGTTGGAGAAAACGGAAACCTTATCAAATGGATCTGCTGTCTGCCCCCCCGCCAGATCTCCTACGCGGAGCAGCCCCTCCAGGACCCCACGCGTGCCCTGGGGGCTTACGGCCTGAAGGACGGGGACGTGGTGGTGCtcaggcaggcagagaggcgGCCGCCGGCCCAGCCCGCCTTTCCAGGTACCACCGGGGTGTCCCTCAGCACAGATCTGTGCTCACATTCTCTTAAGCCGCTGCTGATCTTTaatcttccccccccccttttcccaCGGGGGTATTTTCCAGGCTCCCAGCCTCTGACTGTGGTGTTTTCGTGTGTATAGCTTGCACTTCTGTTAGCTTTTCCCTTAGTCCCTCCTCCCTTTTAGTGGTCTCACCATCTCCTGCACTCCTCTGCCTCTTGTCCAGTCTGTGCTCCTCTTATCTCTACCCATACGGCACCTCCTTCCTTTTGCCTGCCTCCTCATGGCTCACTCCCTCTCCCTCCTTTTCCCAGGGCTCCCCCGCATTGACTTCAGCTCCATCGCCGTGCCGGGCACCTCCTCCGCCCAGCCCCCACCCTCACAGCCACAGCAGCCAGAACCAAACCTGCAGCCGCAATCTCCGCCCCAGGCCCTGGACTCCTCTCTCATGGGTCCCGCCTCCTCGCCACAGGGATTGGACAACCCGTCCCTTCTGCGCGACATGCTATTGGCTAATCCCCATGAACTGTCCCTCCTAAAGGAGAGGAACCCGCCATTGGCCGACGCCCTCCTGAGTGGAGACCTAGGTGGGTGTGGGCCGTTTCGATCGCCTGCTTCTTCCCTGGTGTGAAATGCGGGTTGCCCCAAGTCTCCCTGTACCTCTGGCCTCCCCTTGCTTTGCAGAGCGTTTCACGAAGGTGCTGCTGGAGCAGCAGCAGGATCGAGCACGCCGCGAGCAAGAGAGGATACGGCTACTCACCTCTGACCCTTTCGACTTGGAGGCACAGGCCAAAATAGAGGAGGATATCAGGTGTGTGAGTATGGATTCTGAAGCCTGGTCACTGTGTTTATATGGCACAGTTcagtcacacctctgggaccaggctCTCCCCCATGGCTccatgcatgttctccccgagTCATAGTGGGGTTTCTTACTCCGGTTTCCCCACCAGTCCACACTGagcttaattggagttaccaaaccgTCTGtaggtgtgcaggtgtgtgtgaatggtgtgtctgccctgtgatgggttggcgccccatcctgggttgttccctgccttgtgccctgtgatgggttggcaccccatcctgggttgttccctgccttgtgccctgtgatgggttggcgccccatcccgggttgttccccgccttgcgcCAGTAGCCTCCAGGAATAGAGTATGGAGCCCTACAACCCTGAataggtacagaaaatggatggatgatcacAGATAGTATGAAAAGGTCTACAATACTCCTACGTAAACAATATAACGAAGGATCTGAGCCTCCTCAAGCCTCCCTTAGCAGATAGTTACAAAGTGAAATACAAAGTagatagtaataataaaaaaaagagaaaatgtgTTAAAACTGGATCTAAGCATTTTAGCACTGCTGTGCCGTGTAATGGCTTGGCATGCTGTGCTGTGCCCCCCTGCCTCgtcccctgtgcttcctgggacaggatCCAGACGCTCCCTGACCTTGCCCTGAATCAGCAGTTATGGAGGATAGATGGTTAGTGTTTCGTCAAAGTTTCTGCACAAGCTATAGAGCCACTGAAAACACCCTGTAGGTCTAGCTGGTCTTTAGCTGCCGCCTTCGCTGTCCGGTCTTTGCCCCTCGTTCCTCCATTACACAGATTGGCTATGTGCCCTTGTGTAGATCCCTGCAAGCTCGTGCTGTTTTCTTCCTGTCCAGGCGGCACAACATCGAGGAGAACATGACGATCGCCATGGAGGAGGCTCCCGAGAGCTTCGGCCAGGTGGTCATGCTCTACATCAACTGCAAGGTCAACGGGCACCCGGTCAAAGCCTTTGTGGACTCTGGTGAGAGGCTGCtgaccgaaaaaatggtccccacaacatcaaaataacaggtttttatcacattgtggggacctttggtaatatattgtgtgtgtgtatatatacagataaTGCACACACGCTGAGGCATGCAATTTCCCCTCCAAACGCAGCTGCAGAATCTAATTGTTTCCAGGCTCATCTAGAAAGTTCTCCTCAGTGCACAGACTGAGGCTGTAGTAATAAGCAGGATCTAGTTTGGAAGCGCCCAGGGGGGGGTTGCTCCATCCTGTTACTGGTTTAACCTGATTGTTAAAACATGGTGGTGCCATCcaccttttggggggggggggggaataagaGGCTGATTTTCCCCGAGAGTCTCTGATGAAGAGCAGGATGGATTGAGATGAAAGGGCAGTAGAAAgtgagaggaggaggatgatgatgatgatgatgatgaagccTTGAACAGACTTTACTGCCGTATCCATCGTATTAGTATGTATTTCAGTTCCATAACACATGAGTTTGTCTTAAAGGGCCAGAGGACCTATTCAGCTGGTCCTCTgcttaaagccccccccccccctttgtctcTGACCCCAGGAGCCCAGATGACGATCATGAGCCAGGCCTGCGCCGAGCGCTGTAACATCATGCGGCTGGTGGACCGGCGCTGGGCGGGCATAGCGAAGGGCGTCGGCACGCAGAAGATCATCGGCAGGGTACACCTGGGTACGCCAGCGTCACGTGACCCGAGGGTCCCAGGTTTCAGAAAGTGACCTTTCGAGTCACTCTGCAGGCAGGGCAGCAAAAATAAGTCGCGTGGCTTTTAGTGTCCTTTACTGCTAAAAACTGCAGTGTTCCAGCTTTGTTTGAAATGTGAGTCCCAGAAGACGGACTTAGTTCACATTTATTCGGCCAATCAAGTGACTCCTGATGTGCCTCCTGATAGCTCGGGGTGGGGTCTCTGTTGTCCCCAGCCCAGGTCCAGATTGAGGGTGACTTTCTGCCATGTTCCTTCTCCATCCTGGAGGACCAACCCATGGACATGCTGCTGGGTTTGGACATGCTCAAGAGGCACCAGGTTGGCGTCCACTCACGCTTGTggtggtgtggtggggggggacctGCCCCAATGACcatatcccccctcccccacagtgcTCTATCGACCTGAAGAAGAGCGTGCTCCTCATCGGCACCACGGGCTCGGAGACGCGCTTCCTGCCCGAGGCGGAGCTGCCTGAGTGTGCCCGGCTGGCGTACGGCGCCGAGACACGGCCGGAGGAGATCGCCGACCGCGAGCTGGCGGAGGTGCTGCAGAGATCCGCGCAGGAGAGCGGTGAGGATGCCTGGGGAGGCGCAGGAGGCCAGGAGCTGAAGGGTTACCATGAGTACAGAGAGAGTCGCTCTGCATGTAGTGTGGGGGCACTGCTGCTACCACAGatccacccccccaaccccacatGACGGCACTTTGCACGAACACGTGTGCTGTGGGTGACCAGTTCATGGCAGCAGCCTTTAGAGCATTTGGAGATATTTGGAGGTCTGCAAATGGAACAGGTCACCAGCTACGGCGTCTGTTACCCTTTGGTCCATTTCAACCATTTTTCCCCAAACGCCAAATTCCTCCGGCAGTACGAAGGCTGTGTCCGagttcaggggctgcatccttctaagGCTGCAGTCGAAGACCGAATGTGTCATGGCGGCGCGACAAGGCTGTCCTCAGAATGCAAGCTGCAAAGGATCTACCCGGTGGATCCTTCGCAGCCTAACCTGTCCCAAAATTCACTGCGCAGACCTTCGAAGGACGCAGCCTACAAAGGCCACGAAGACCACGTCCTCCGAAGGATAAGACCCCTGAAATCGGGCACAGCTGAAATCCACTGCgtctgaaaaaaataattgcagGCCAGGGGGTCCCTTGACAATTTAATTAACTGGCGGGGGGGATCATACATGGGCTGGATTCAGTTGTATTTCTGTCCAGATACAGACCTCAGCTAGCCAGCCGGTGACCACTAGTGTATGTGGTTCAAAGTCTATGCCTACCCATCTAACTATGCTACACGGCCTGTTCCAATCTACAGGAATGATATCATTAATcattattaaacattaatgaTGATTGTGTTACTACTATTAAGGTACTTAATGTTGTAACTAATAATGGGTAGATCATGCATTTTGTACTCAGAAGTTGAAGTGGCAGTAAATAACCAGTTAAAACTGGTTTGTGAGGTGACATGATGCAAGGATGGCTGACCTCCTCGGTGGATTTGAGCTCTAGGCTCTTTCATTCCCACCTGGAACGTCAGAAGCGTCTGGCGTATGAGGCGGGTGGGATACTGCAtgcgtttgtttgtgtgtgctaACTCTCTGCCTTTTGTCgcgtgctgtttgtgtgtgcgtgtttgtgtgtgcgtgtttgtgtgtgcgtgtttgtgtgtgcgcgtgtgcccTAACACCCTCCCCCAGCAGAGCGAGACTGATGCATGTCGAGGGACGGCTGGAGAGGGACCCACCAAGAGGTACATCTGCAGCTTTTTCCAAGCACAGAGATCACCAGGCTTCATGTCCGTCCCAGAGCATTTCCTTCTTACCATgtataaataatgtaataatggaTTGTCACCCACTCCTAAGTGCCTTTGGGTGACTCTGTTATGAATGGTgctatttaaaattaaattgaagCTAATTTGAAAGCTATAGGCCTGCAAATAAAAATCAAGCCTGGTAGTCGGTTGGTAGATTTTCCTTGACTTCAAGTTCAGCCCAGCCTTGCTTCGCATACTGAGAAGTTCTGAACCTGTCAGCCTTTAAAGACTCCTGCTTCTTAAATTGAACATCTAATTATTACCAATCAGATGAGCAGAACGGCTCCCAGAAATGTTTTGGCTGATTAGGTTTCCTGCATGTTTCGCCGTTTCCAAGCATGACCTCCTGCTTCGCGGTCTGCCATGCGCAGCCAACGCCATCGTTTGACCGCCGCTGTTTCGTGCCTTTTGCAGACGTTGAAGATGGACGAACTACCTCACAGCAGTCCTGGCCCTGGTCCTCACCGAACCAAAATGACGAAATTCCAGTGTCCGCCTCTCCCTTGGACCACTCCCGATTCCCTGCCCTGGACCGTTCCAAGTCTGCCCCCGCCCTCCTGCGCCCCCCCCTGTCAGAGGCAGCGCCGATGTCTGTGCCCAGCCCCAGCCAGTCTCAATTTCAGGGTCTCACTGAGCCTGCGCCCACGACTTTAGTGCCAGCACAGGCTAACGTTTCCCAGCTGGGCTCCCCGTCCCACCCCCTTGGCTGCAaccccccagacccccccatgTGTGCCAGTCCTGAGGGCGAGCCCTCGAGTCACTCAAACTCAGGGAATGTCCAGTGTGGAGCACCCACAGCCATGGAGGTCAGTGCCACCTCTGTTGCTACGGAAGAGGAAGCAGAGTCCGTCCCGCTCTCCCTTATTGGCTGCCCTGACGTTAGCCCCGCCCCACCGCCAGAGCTAGTCCAAGATTGCCTTCCTGATTCTACAAAGGCTCAGCCGCTTGTTTCACTGGAATCTCCACCTGAGCAGGAGGATTCGGAGGCAGTCAGTCCCCAGCATCCACTTCTGCTTTCCCTTGATGCCAAACCGACTCCCGACACTCCTGCTGCCACCCCCGAGTTGTGTTCCACACCTGGCACCCCATTGGCGGAAATCGCGGACTTGCACGCGGCTACCGGAGAAGCTCCCCAGCCGGAGAGAGACCAGCCGGAGGGCGAAAGACAGCCTGGCTCGGACGGCATGCCCTCCCTGGCTGCTGCCTTAATGGAGCTGCACGAGCTTCTGGTATCCAACCGCTGTACCCTGTCCCGGGAACATAGCCCTATCCCCTCGCCGACCTGCAGGGAAGATGCTGATGGGGTAGATGAGGGTCATTTCCCCGGGTCCCTTGAATCGGCCTGGGAACCGACTAATCTTGTCACTGGTGCTACTGCCATGACCACGATGGAAACCGGTGCAGCCAAATCCGAGTGTGTCCCAGATCCCAACTTATCTTCCCTTACTCCCATGTCTGTGGACTCCTCTGGCCAAGTGGAGAACCTGGGAAAAGAGCTGCCAGAGGAGCAGGAGGTGAGGTGCCAGGACGCGATGGGAGAAAGTGAGGAGGCCTTCAGTATGGTGGAGGAGATAAGGGGGCCGGAGCCTGGGCCATGCGTTGGTCCGCTGCCTCCGCTGGATCTGGAGAGCATGGATGTCcgacaggctcctgagggcctTCAGGGCAGAGGCATCGCAGATGGGAGAGCAGCTGGCCCAGAAGCCACTGATCTCTCACATTTCCGAATGGAGGTATCGGCTGTAGACGAGCTCTCTCCTCCCATGTCCTCCCCGTGTCATACCTTCCCTTCTGGCGACGTGTCCGATCCCTCGACCGCGGCTGCTGGTTCTTCTCCTCCTACCACCCTGGAAGATGctcctcctcagcctcccttCCCGCTGCCTTCTATGCCTTCCctatctcctcctcctctcctccctcccaccccctcaGTTGTTCCCTCTCCCCCACCTCCTGCCATGGAGAGATTTCCAATTGCGCACATCCAGAGGATCCAGGAGGCTGGATTCTCGGCCAGGGAGGCCGCCGAGGCTCTGGAGCTGGCCCAGGGGATCGTGGAGCTggctttgctgctgctgctggctcGTAAGATCACTGTGCCCACATAGATTCTTGACATCCACCCCCCAAGAACCCTGTGAAACCACACCCCAGACTTTCCCTGCATTAGTCCAGACATTAAGCCATGGTTTGGACCAGGCCCAAGCCTTCCTGTCCACTCAGTAGTATAAATTCAATACAAGCTCGGAGTTTTTAATGGACAATGATATGGATAGAAGAGAAACATGATCAGTGGTTTTTTTATACTATGGTGTTTTGAAGATTGCATGTTGAGTTAAATGACATCATTGAACAGGTAACTTTTTTGGAAGAGTTGGTCAGGTGTTTGGATTCTGGTTCTGTCTTTATGCATCTTGCACAGAACAGCTCGCATTTTCCCTTTTCTAATAAAAATTCTGCCCGTTGCAAAGGCGGAGTCAACGATGAGCTGATAGGTCAGCAGATCTTAGAGTGGATGTTTCATAacgcaaagaaaaaaaaacaatatgaaaCGATACGGAGAGATTTTTTTGTAATTCTAACGTTAGCGTATTTAGCGAGTGGTTTACACAAGTGTCGTTCTGCGCTGCAGgatgatggttttttttttttttttttttgtaattccctcccacccccccccccccctttgtaaAAGTGCACAGAGAACATTCGCTTGTTCACGCGCCGCCCTTCTTCCCAACCCTAAGGATCCTCAAAACTACCCAACTCATGTTCCATAAAGAAGTGCATTGTTCTGCTATACCATACGCCTTTTCACTCTCCAGAATGGGCCCCATTTCTCAAGCTGAGAATATGTTAAATCCTCAGAGAAGACTACTGAATATGCCACAGGCTGAAGCGAATGATCACATGCAAACTGGAAATTCGTGTCAAAGAATTCGTCATATTCCAGTCTGCACTGGCGTTCCCCTCCTTGTGTTTACCACAGTGGCCGCTGAGAAAGTTCTGTTTGGCAGACATGTCTTTCACTTTTAATGAGTTTAATAGCCCACTCCCCCGCATGTACCTAATAAGCTCTAATGCATGAGGTGATGAGAGAAACTGAGGAGATAATGGAAGCTGCAGGGCGAGCTGGTGCTGTGGGATCATTTTCCTTAATTTTCCATCCCTTGCCTATAAATCCTGCGATTTATCTGTGATCATTTTGTCGCTCATTATCAGTCAGTCATTCACGCAGATACTGTCAGTTACAATCATAGACTGCTTGGGGAATGCTGCAATATTTGATgcagactgattttttttttttaaatctgtatttTGCAAAAAAGAAATGCAGCCTTTCGTTCTCGTTTCTCCTTTATACCTTAATTATTACAATTTTACCTTATTTGAATTGAAGTAGCTGTGAGATATGCTGATAAATTCCTGTTTGTTGGACATTGGACAAGGTTTTACTTGGATTGGACCTGTGGGTAGTTTGCGTTAagccaatatttttttttaaacctcgATTTCAGGGTATTGTCTTTTCTCTGTCGTTTCGGTTTTCAGTTCAGGTTCAATCTCTGTTCACTTTCTTAGGATGCCCAATCCAGCCGTTACTGCATTTTCTCATTCATCATTTTATCCTTAggatattaatatttttttttcttaaaaaaatgtatgtactACAACAGGCTGTATGGATTTTTCAGTTTGATCTTGTACACATGATaaaagaaattaataaaatgggttctttatattttacaagcctggttttgtttacatttgttTATATTGTACAGATATGCTGAAGGTGTTAAGCCACTGGGCTTTGACTCCATGCAGGGCTGAATCAGTTCTGCTTGATGGTTCCTTTAGGGTTCCTGTGGTATAACATTGCATGAACAATACTGCTATGCATCAGTGGTAATGTTCCCCAAAGCAATTCCCCCCACACACCACGTTCATATGATACTCTGTTTTAGCACCATGTGTAAAACCCTTCAGCCGTCTGTGGTCATACAGCTGCCTTATATCACAGGTAAGAGATCCAACATTACACAGATTTGTGTAGGACAGAGGATAATGCACGCAGTAGTATTCTCTCTTTGAAGTCACTGGAAAAAAAGTGTGTTCCTCTGAAAATTTACATGCAACTTAAATAGAATGTTACTCAACTGAAGCCTTTTCTATCCCCTATGGGGTGGGGCGCAGAGAGAAatgctggtgttttttttttcttacaaatGAATATTTTTTGGGTGTATgacagaaaaatgtgtttttatattaaaTTGTTTAATAAATCCCCGCGACcatgaataggataagtggttttggaaaatggatggatattcaataaaatatttagGACCCTAAAACACCTTGTAAGACGCTTTTGTTCCTCAGGTCACGGAAAGTACACTTTCATTGGTTACATgctgaaaattaaaatgtaatgcaaTTTCAGAATACTACAACCGAGCAAATCATTCAGAAAACTGGAAGGGAAGTTCAcagtaatataaataaattaatgatcTCTAAGATTTGTTGTTTTACTGCCAGAGTATAATTAACACCGAGGTAGGAAAGAAATATTTACAGATTAAATTCATATAATGAAGATATATGTAATAGAACTATATTATCTATTACTATTGTATACGGTCATATTCTATTGTACATTATTTATACCCATTTATATGggtataaatataatataatatatataatataaatgcaaGTTTATAGTACCTCAATAAAGATAGTGGGGAATAAAGGTAAGCGGGCGTTTCCGGGCACGACGTCACTTCCGCCGCTGTGAAGCGCAGGTTCATTCTGAAGCGAACCGTGGGAGATGCTGATTCTGCAAAGGTCGGTCGTGCTATGGCGTAATCTCCGTCTCTGTCGTAGCCCGTGCAGAGCCGAGCGGACCTTGGTGATAGCAGTGAGCCGGCTGAAAGGCAGCTTACGGTGACTGCCCTGCCCAACAGGCGTGCCCGGCTGCGGCGCTCCGGCATGCGTGTACCGCTCCACAGCCCGATCCGCTGTTTCTCCCTCCGTCCCTCCCTCCGTCCGCTCGCTCGCTTCCACCCTGAGACGCGAAGACCTGCACCTGTAGCCGGCAGACTGTCCATCTTAGGGGCTGCCAGACAACAAGGGTAGCGGGGAAAGCCGAATGGAGCATCCCCAGAGCAGGTGCGTGGTACAGCTGACATTCCCGAAACCTGGTTATTTTTAATATGTACGATCATAACTGATGTGATCATTGCACCGGTTGTAACTTCTGCACCCAGACGGTGCATTTGACGGTGAACCTTCATGCAATATTTTTGCATTGCATCACCATTCACTGGACATTCTTGATGCCCCCCCATGTATTTGTATATAATTTCAGAGGTATTTATTTATGCGTTTAACCAGGTAATTTAAATGCCGGGATCTGCCTTGTAAGAGGGTGATCGAGGCCAGTCGGAGCGGCGCACCTCTTTATCCCGGCCGGATGAAAGCACCCGAAGCACCCAGCGCTTGTATTCGCCGGAAAATCGAGCCGACGCCCGGTGGGATTGCGATCGCCACGTCCGTAAAGGAGCTCCGCACCGGCGTGCGGTTGGAGGCCCGGCGGCCTGGGAGAAGCCGAGCGGTGATGGATCCCTTTAAAGTCAAAGACGGCATCCTGGAAAACATTTCTCTCTCCGTGAAGAAGGTCGGTGGTACCGACTCCTAGATGCGGGGACGCTGTTTTTACTTGGAGACGGCAGGGATGGCGCATGTTTTATTAGTCGAAGAGAAAATATAAGCGTCTCATGCCGCCTGTATCGCTCTGTTATGTCTATCTATTATGACGCTGCTCTTATTGCACTGATCGACACAGTAGGATTTTTTAGTAATATGTGGGACGCAGGTTTTTGCCCGGGCCAGGCGAACTAGGTCACATTGTGTAGTCATGTTTGGGCACTTAAGCCTTCTAAATTTCCCTTTTTGCAGTATGATTTGTTTTGTGCCTCTGCGAGGTTGTTGCTCTGTATGATGTGACCCTTGAGCCCAGAattctgctgattttttttttctttgtttactttAAGCTCTGGGTGTAGTATCTGTACTGTTGTATTCAGTTTGGATTTTGATTATAAATTTATCTAAGGCTTCCTTAATATAGGCCTCTATGGGTTGCTACCTTGTTAAATTAATGCCTTTTCaaaaatgacatgattttacattcatttaagCATCGTAATGGTCTTGGGTTTCATAAAGATTCAGAAATTACTGTCTGTTTATCTGGGAGATTCTCAGAGACTGGTTACCACGAAGCGCCCAGCTGACGGGACAGTACGCCTTTGTGGTCTGTGTCTAGCTGCAGAGCTACTTTGCGACTTGTGAGGACGAGGCCCCAGCGATCAGGAACCACGACCGCGTGCTACAGCGCCTCTGCGAGCACCTGGACCACGccttgctttatgggtatgAGGCGTGTGCGTGAGTGGGAGAGGAACCCACAGGGTGGTGATTGGTCAGTATTTTAATGCACAgtaatgtacatttatttatgtaacaGATGCAATCCTCCTAAGCGATGTACAAATGAGGCAGATGGTACATTACAAGCATAGAGCTGTCAAGAAGTCTGCTGGGTATAAAGTGCAGCTAGGCTCAGCTTCCAATTGACAAGCAGTGCAAGTATTATAATTTCTCAGGTTAAcagaatacagtggtacctcggttctcgaacttaatccgttccggactccggatcgaatcctaaaaagttcgagttctgatagaatttttcccataagaaatactGGAAagccaattaattggttcccagccccccaaaattacacctaaatatgtttttttttttttttttagcatttaaacacaaaatgaacaggataaaacaagaagagcatttttttcttaatggcttccaaaacgataaagatcttatcccaacattacccctgtcctgccccgatcgtccgctccttccgtgtgccacgccccctcgttaacctcgtgtgggatccccatgtgatcagctgtttctggttgttgtcattagtcctctgtattaagtccgcatttcagtttatttccccagtcgggtcattgggtgcgtttgacttgcttacagcgctggcttaaagcaacgcattctgatcctgacgcaatgcattacggttagatggattgcgacctctcacctggctgcacacactggaaccgcctccgtgacgacacacctttgcccttattggctgaagagtttagttacacgcatgacgtttgtatctcaggcagttccaatgcgtaatctgctatttctcccgaatatcacgtaaaacagtgagaactggttttcagttaatttacctggtaaaataaagtttaaataaatgacataaatgctctaatagtacacgtaagttagtggtttatttattgttagttactgtaatgttgcgctgctttatttggttaatcgtccagtctgtgaagaaggcattcaagtaagaattgcattgtagtatgactcatttcccggcgcgtacaatttatattaggtcagtgttcacggttcgactaatgatattcagatcgagttttaggtcaaactggtttgttcgactttcaagaatttcgagttctagtgagtttgagaaccgaggtaccactgtacctaCATCCATCcgtgtcctattcagggtcatggggggtccagaggCTGGGAATAtgccaggatgggatgccaacccatcacagagcacgctcacacaccatccacaccTACAGGCagcttggtaactccaattaacttcagcgtgtttctggactgtggggTGAACCTAGAGTACCTAGGAAACCCCACGgtgacacggggagagcatgcaaactccacccacacagagccatggcagagacttgaaccctggtcccagaggtgtgagttagcagtgctgaccactgccgCTCAGAATAGCTGCATATTACACTAAAACATTTCAATGCAGCTACTGTTAGGTGGTTGACTTGTGTTCTGTTAGAACTGATTTATTGGGTATCTAGCTGTTTTAAAGGGTAACGTTATAtaataaattcagattcagaatactttattaatccctgagGAAAATATATGGTTAAAGTTGCTCTAGGACAGTAAGAAAGTTAGAAGTAGAACAAGTTAAAAtaccaatattaaataatacaatatacAACAAATTACAAATAGCTCTGATAGggtataaataaata
This genomic interval from Paramormyrops kingsleyae isolate MSU_618 chromosome 8, PKINGS_0.4, whole genome shotgun sequence contains the following:
- the ddi2 gene encoding protein DDI1 homolog 2 isoform X3, with protein sequence MLVTVFCAPRDRSEITFSLDVSPELELRDFIALCELESGIPAAEIQISYAEQPLQDPTRALGAYGLKDGDVVVLRQAERRPPAQPAFPGLPRIDFSSIAVPGTSSAQPPPSQPQQPEPNLQPQSPPQALDSSLMGPASSPQGLDNPSLLRDMLLANPHELSLLKERNPPLADALLSGDLERFTKVLLEQQQDRARREQERIRLLTSDPFDLEAQAKIEEDIRRHNIEENMTIAMEEAPESFGQVVMLYINCKVNGHPVKAFVDSGAQMTIMSQACAERCNIMRLVDRRWAGIAKGVGTQKIIGRVHLAQVQIEGDFLPCSFSILEDQPMDMLLGLDMLKRHQCSIDLKKSVLLIGTTGSETRFLPEAELPECARLAYGAETRPEEIADRELAEVLQRSAQESERD
- the ddi2 gene encoding protein DDI1 homolog 2 isoform X2, with protein sequence MLVTVFCAPRDRSEITFSLDVSPELELRDFIALCELESGIPAAEIQISYAEQPLQDPTRALGAYGLKDGDVVVLRQAERRPPAQPAFPGLPRIDFSSIAVPGTSSAQPPPSQPQQPEPNLQPQSPPQALDSSLMGPASSPQGLDNPSLLRDMLLANPHELSLLKERNPPLADALLSGDLERFTKVLLEQQQDRARREQERIRLLTSDPFDLEAQAKIEEDIRRHNIEENMTIAMEEAPESFGQVVMLYINCKVNGHPVKAFVDSGAQMTIMSQACAERCNIMRLVDRRWAGIAKGVGTQKIIGRVHLAQVQIEGDFLPCSFSILEDQPMDMLLGLDMLKRHQCSIDLKKSVLLIGTTGSETRFLPEAELPECARLAYGAETRPEEIADRELAEVLQRSAQESAERD
- the ddi2 gene encoding protein DDI1 homolog 2 isoform X1; amino-acid sequence: MLVTVFCAPRDRSEITFSLDVSPELELRDFIALCELESGIPAAEIQISYAEQPLQDPTRALGAYGLKDGDVVVLRQAERRPPAQPAFPGLPRIDFSSIAVPGTSSAQPPPSQPQQPEPNLQPQSPPQALDSSLMGPASSPQGLDNPSLLRDMLLANPHELSLLKERNPPLADALLSGDLERFTKVLLEQQQDRARREQERIRLLTSDPFDLEAQAKIEEDIRRHNIEENMTIAMEEAPESFGQVVMLYINCKVNGHPVKAFVDSGAQMTIMSQACAERCNIMRLVDRRWAGIAKGVGTQKIIGRVHLAQVQIEGDFLPCSFSILEDQPMDMLLGLDMLKRHQCSIDLKKSVLLIGTTGSETRFLPEAELPECARLAYGAETRPEEIADRELAEVLQRSAQESDVEDGRTTSQQSWPWSSPNQNDEIPVSASPLDHSRFPALDRSKSAPALLRPPLSEAAPMSVPSPSQSQFQGLTEPAPTTLVPAQANVSQLGSPSHPLGCNPPDPPMCASPEGEPSSHSNSGNVQCGAPTAMEVSATSVATEEEAESVPLSLIGCPDVSPAPPPELVQDCLPDSTKAQPLVSLESPPEQEDSEAVSPQHPLLLSLDAKPTPDTPAATPELCSTPGTPLAEIADLHAATGEAPQPERDQPEGERQPGSDGMPSLAAALMELHELLVSNRCTLSREHSPIPSPTCREDADGVDEGHFPGSLESAWEPTNLVTGATAMTTMETGAAKSECVPDPNLSSLTPMSVDSSGQVENLGKELPEEQEVRCQDAMGESEEAFSMVEEIRGPEPGPCVGPLPPLDLESMDVRQAPEGLQGRGIADGRAAGPEATDLSHFRMEVSAVDELSPPMSSPCHTFPSGDVSDPSTAAAGSSPPTTLEDAPPQPPFPLPSMPSLSPPPLLPPTPSVVPSPPPPAMERFPIAHIQRIQEAGFSAREAAEALELAQGIVELALLLLLARKITVPT